A single genomic interval of Rosistilla ulvae harbors:
- a CDS encoding DUF1592 domain-containing protein has translation MKTRIICRRLIIALTAICGSHVAAFAVADDGSAAPLAAFLDQHCTACHGADTQEADLRLDRLTAGGAGAEAIRQWTRVVDAIESGEMPPEGEDRPNAAAVKRFVSEAGRFAERMRGERPLALRRMNRREYQNTVHDLLGIDVPLMDLLPEDGSLQGFDNVADGLSISSVLMEQYLAAAAVAFEATIRRVQPLPVATRRADLMQVKENIDSVDKKKGGTVAVDESFVKFTPGWPPARIDPAHPIEDGLYRCRVAVWPHDPGERTLSVALYVGSLFGPDAHRFIGIFDATGSSQQPRVIECTVPMQQGDTIHIVPRIWPEHVTWRDKHESRPGVGIAWVETDGPLDQAFPSLATQRLFGDVDHIRMEPERTISMRHRKRVQWHRVESERPREDVARIVRDLLPRAFRRPVDDAEAEPFVRLALDRLDAGRSFEQAVRAGVTAVLCAPQFLLLNSQPAVDDYTIASRLSYFLWSSQPDPQLIDLAAAGKLKDPAIRRAQVLRMLADPKRERFVDNFLGQWLDLREIDFTTPDKKLYPEFDPLLQEAMLGETRSFFEHLIDEDGSVLNFIDSDFTFLNERLAKHYGIAGVRGNELFRKVALPDDSLRGGVLTHASVLKVTANGTTTSPIQRGNWVLDNLLGRPAPPPPPGVPAVEPDVRGATTIREQLDKHRAIDSCNVCHRRIDPPGFALEAFDAIGGQRQWYRSIGEGEKLGRLPYRKGPDVETASRLADGRSFADFGGYRQRLLEDRDQVARSIATKLIVYATGRPLSLADRPAIDRIVAASGDDLGLRSMILAIASSELFIEP, from the coding sequence TTTGTCGTCGCTTGATCATCGCATTGACTGCTATTTGTGGATCTCATGTTGCGGCGTTTGCCGTGGCGGACGATGGGTCTGCGGCGCCGTTGGCTGCGTTTTTGGATCAGCACTGCACGGCGTGTCATGGTGCGGATACGCAAGAAGCGGATCTGCGGTTGGATCGGCTGACAGCTGGTGGTGCCGGAGCGGAGGCGATTCGCCAGTGGACGCGCGTCGTCGATGCCATCGAATCGGGAGAGATGCCGCCCGAGGGTGAGGACCGTCCGAACGCCGCTGCGGTGAAGCGTTTTGTTTCGGAAGCCGGTCGGTTTGCGGAGCGGATGCGCGGCGAGCGGCCGCTGGCGCTGCGGCGGATGAATCGCCGCGAATATCAAAACACGGTCCACGATCTGTTGGGGATCGATGTCCCGTTGATGGATCTGTTGCCCGAGGATGGCAGCCTGCAGGGATTCGATAACGTCGCCGACGGGTTGAGCATTTCATCGGTCTTGATGGAACAGTACTTGGCTGCTGCGGCGGTTGCTTTTGAAGCGACGATACGGCGCGTACAGCCGCTGCCGGTAGCGACGCGTCGAGCCGATCTGATGCAGGTCAAAGAGAACATCGATTCGGTCGACAAGAAAAAGGGGGGCACGGTTGCTGTCGATGAATCGTTTGTGAAGTTCACTCCCGGTTGGCCTCCCGCGCGGATCGATCCCGCCCATCCGATCGAAGATGGACTGTATCGCTGTCGCGTTGCGGTTTGGCCCCACGATCCGGGAGAGCGGACGTTGTCGGTGGCTCTCTACGTCGGTTCGTTGTTTGGTCCCGATGCGCATCGATTTATCGGGATCTTCGATGCTACGGGCAGCTCGCAACAGCCGCGGGTGATCGAATGTACGGTGCCGATGCAGCAGGGGGATACGATTCATATCGTCCCACGGATCTGGCCCGAACACGTCACGTGGCGCGACAAACACGAGTCGCGTCCCGGTGTGGGGATCGCGTGGGTGGAGACCGACGGGCCGCTGGACCAAGCGTTTCCATCGCTCGCGACGCAGCGGTTGTTTGGCGATGTCGATCATATTCGGATGGAACCGGAGCGAACAATTTCGATGCGGCATCGCAAGCGAGTTCAGTGGCATCGCGTCGAATCGGAGCGGCCGCGCGAGGATGTGGCGCGGATCGTTCGCGATCTGTTGCCGCGGGCGTTCCGGCGCCCGGTCGACGATGCCGAAGCGGAGCCGTTCGTTCGATTGGCGCTCGATCGACTCGACGCTGGCCGCTCGTTTGAACAAGCGGTTCGCGCGGGGGTGACCGCCGTTTTGTGTGCCCCTCAGTTTTTGTTGCTCAACAGCCAGCCCGCGGTCGACGACTACACGATCGCTTCGCGGCTCTCCTATTTCCTTTGGTCTTCGCAGCCCGACCCGCAGCTGATCGATTTGGCGGCGGCCGGGAAATTGAAGGATCCCGCAATTCGACGCGCTCAGGTTCTGCGGATGTTAGCCGATCCGAAGCGGGAGCGGTTTGTCGACAACTTTCTCGGTCAGTGGTTGGATCTGCGGGAGATCGACTTCACGACGCCCGATAAAAAACTCTATCCCGAATTCGATCCGTTGCTGCAGGAAGCGATGCTTGGCGAGACACGCAGCTTTTTTGAGCACTTGATCGACGAAGATGGGAGCGTTTTGAATTTCATCGATTCCGATTTCACGTTCCTCAACGAGCGACTGGCCAAACATTACGGCATTGCCGGGGTGCGTGGGAACGAGCTCTTTCGCAAGGTCGCGCTGCCCGACGACAGTTTGCGTGGCGGGGTGCTAACGCATGCGAGCGTGTTGAAGGTGACAGCCAATGGCACGACCACGTCGCCGATCCAACGCGGCAATTGGGTTTTGGATAACCTGTTGGGCCGCCCTGCTCCGCCGCCGCCTCCAGGTGTTCCGGCGGTCGAACCCGATGTCCGCGGCGCGACCACGATTCGGGAGCAACTGGACAAGCACCGCGCGATCGATTCGTGCAACGTCTGCCATCGCCGGATCGATCCTCCGGGCTTTGCCTTGGAAGCGTTTGATGCGATCGGTGGCCAGCGGCAATGGTATCGATCGATTGGCGAGGGAGAGAAGCTTGGTCGCTTGCCCTATCGCAAAGGGCCCGACGTGGAAACGGCGTCGCGGTTGGCCGACGGCCGCTCGTTCGCCGACTTTGGCGGCTACCGTCAACGGTTGCTCGAAGATCGCGATCAGGTCGCTCGCTCGATCGCGACCAAATTGATCGTCTACGCGACCGGGCGGCCGCTGTCGCTGGCCGATCGGCCAGCGATCGATCGCATCGTCGCCGCGTCGGGGGACGACTTGGGGCTGCGGTCGATGATTTTGGCGATCGCCAGTAGCGAACTTTTTATCGAACCTTAG